One region of Salvia miltiorrhiza cultivar Shanhuang (shh) chromosome 3, IMPLAD_Smil_shh, whole genome shotgun sequence genomic DNA includes:
- the LOC131017162 gene encoding putative disease resistance RPP13-like protein 3 yields the protein MAGIGKTILARQVYNHEHVVAQFQCRAWVCVTDLTGKEVLMKLIQQVLNSYKLERDSLIEKMERGDNKSLQEMLHQHLKGKRYFIVLDDVPKEMNWESIWKGLPNEKKGSKLLLTSRIKNTRRDPFSLHEMKNSIDYTYFMQPLNPEESWQFFSKTIFCGIDKSHEFPKHLVKIGRDMLKLCGGVRLAIKEMGMQLAEKKRLGSEWEHLLQPTPCHALLEAIMLMTIQRLDSGSDYWVNLEEVINVLKMMVDFVRDKKSEEGSRLYYFICDVVDMAHYLGKNRPISKNNEKSILRWTSEVKMSMLQGAETEYSSCKSESFGEGDGDGDVVGLEEDVDLLLRRVISNGELNSYLITGMTGIGKTALVRKVYNHSDVVDQFDRRFWVCCFTNFSHKKILMKIIQQVVDCEEFERDSLLEKMECPENFCVGEMLRKHLEGMRYLIVLDDYPKEMCLEYILKFLPFGVKGSRFLLTSRFAYKDVNIGYTHWVKTLDPRKSWQLLLNAIPSDLKFPKHLEKMGKEMLRKCDGLPLAIIEVGKQLAERRPLKGIEWEEALKSIDLGVLLPLFESSYQKMDAESKPSFLHLAFFKEYTGIRTGKLEHVSAIVKKVSENQIRSYVSILAQECFVEIKDKKSCRVNAILHMLSIKKADEKIGLEILRSNGNNRPSESPRYHRVIICSRDKFNYSTDQDKHLVSLFFHGGGYLDPSPSYWKRFELLKIVDWEDFGLKNLPESVIDTMMGLRYLGLRNNYIQKLPLSLGNLKELEILDIALNFMVEVPDIIWEMCSLRHLYMSDVICREPLKIDTLENLESLTYISFDDWKYEFSGMEKMSRLYKLGIEQIDTSSDASKLFASLQVELKNLETLILRGFRFRKMPCLENLGILRSIRTLKLEGLLPRLPMACNFPRYLESLTLVNSCLDKDPMPLLAARSPILRHLKLRNAYTGQEMVISKHMNHLEVLCMEELWNVRDLQVGKGRLSNLKNLEIKNCPYLEIFRKRLGR from the exons ATGGCTGGTATTGGAAAGACAATTCTTGCTAGACAAGTATACAACCACGAACATGTCGTTGCTCAATTCCAGTGCCGTGCTTGGGTGTGTGTTACTGACTTGACTGGGAAAGAGGTACTTATGAAACTAATACAACAGGTATTAAACAGTTATAAACTCGAAAGAGATTCCTTGATAGAGAAAATGGAGCGTGGAGACAATAAAAGTCTCCAAGAGATGCTTCACCAACACCTGAAAGGAAAGCGATATTTCATAGTTCTCGACGACGTGCCCAAAGAAATGAACTGGGAATCTATCTGGAAAGGTCTTCCAAATGAAA AAAAAGGAAGTAAATTGCTGCTCACGAGTCGCATTAAGAATACACGAAGAGACCCCTTCTCTTTGCATGAGATGAAAAACAGTATCGATTATACTTATTTTATGCAACCTCTAAATCCTGAGGAGAGCTGGCAATTTTTTTCGAAAACAATATTCTGTGGCATTGATAAATCACACGAATTCCCAAAGCATTTGGTGAAAATAGGGAGGGACATGTTGAAACTGTGTGGCGGTGTGCGGTTAGCTATAAAAGAGATGGGAATGCAGTTAGCAGAAAAGAAACGATTAGGGAGTGAATGGGAGCATCTTCTTCAACCAACTCCTTGCCATGCACTTTTGGAGGCTATCATGTTAATGACAATACAAAGGCTAGACAGCGGTTCAGATTATTGGGTTAATCTGGAAGAGGTGATTAATGTCCTTAAAATGATGGTGGATTTCGTGAGAGACAAGAAATCGGAAGAGGGAAGCAGGCTGTATTATTTCATATGCGACGTCGTCGACATGGCTCACTATCTTGGGAAGAATAGGCCCATTtctaaaaataatgaaaagtcTATCCTAAGATGGACCAGCGAGGTCAAGATGAGCATGCTCCAAGGGGCGGAGACAGAGTACTCGTCGTGTAAATCAGAAAGCTTTGGAGAAGGAGACGGAGATGGAGATGTGGTGGGGTTGGAGGAAGACGTGGATCTGCTGCTTCGCAGAGTGATTTCTAATGGGGAACTAAACAGCTATTTGATCACAGGCATGACTGGTATTGGGAAGACAGCTCTTGTAAGAAAAGTGTACAACCATTCAGACGTCGTTGATCAATTCGATAGGCGTTTTTGGGTATGTTGTTTTACTAACTTCAGTCATAAGAAAATATTGATGAAGATAATACAGCAGGTGGTGGATTGTGAGGAATTCGAAAGGGATTCTTTATTGGAGAAAATGGAGTGTCCAGAAAACTTTTGTGTGGGAGAGATGCTTCGCAAACATCTCGAGGGAATGCGATATTTGATAGTTCTTGATGACTATCCTAAAGAAATGTGCTTGGAATATATCTTGAAATTTCTTCCATTTGGAG TTAAAGGAAGTAGGTTTCTTCTCACAAGTCGATTTGCATATAAAGATGTGAACATCGGTTATACTCATTGGGTGAAAACTTTGGATCCTCGTAAGAGCTGGCAATTGCTTTTGAATGCAATACCAAGTGACCTCAAATTCCCAAAGCACTTGGAGAAAATGGGGAAAGAAATGTTGAGAAAATGCGACGGTCTGCCATTAGCTATAATCGAGGTGGGCAAACAGTTAGCAGAAAGGAGACCATTGAAAGGGATTGAATGGGAAGAAGCTCTTAAATCCATCGATTTGGGCGTATTACTGCCGTTATTTGAGTCCAGTTATCAAAAAATGGATGCAGAATCGAAGCCAAGCTTCTTGCATCTGGCCTTCTTTAAGGAATATACAGGTATTAGGACAGGAAAGTTGGAACATGTTTCGGCTATAGTAAAAAAGGTCTCAGAAAACCAAATTAGATCATATGTGAGTATCTTAGCTCAGGAATGCTTTGTCGAGATCAAGGACAAGAAGAGTTGTCGCGTCAATGCTATACTACACATGCTATCAATCAAGAAAGCAGACGAGAAAATAGGTCTTGAGATCCTAAGGAGCAATGGAAATAATCGACCCTCTGAGAGTCCTCGTTATCATCGTGTTATCATTTGTAGCAGAGACAAGTTTAACTACTCCACGGATCAAGATAAACATCttgtttctctcttcttccatggaGGTGGCTACTTGGACCCCAGTCCATCTTACTGGAAGAGATTTGAACTACTTAAGATAGTTGATTGGGAAGATTTTGGGCTGAAGAATTTGCCAGAAAGTGTTATTGACACAATGATGGGATTAAGATACTTGGGATTGAGAAACAATTACATACAAAAGCTCCCACTCTCGTTGGGGAACTTGAAAGAGCTTGAGATTCTTGATATAGCTCTCAACTTTATGGTGGAGGTGCCAGATATTATATGGGAAATGTGTAGCCTTCGTCACCTCTACATGTCTGATGTGATTTGCCGAGAGCCTTTGAAGATTGACACACTGGAGAATCTGGAGAGCTTAACCTACATCTCATTTGATGATTGGAAGTATGAGTTCTCAGGCATGGAAAAAATGAGCCGTCTCTACAAACTTGGCATTGAACAAATTGATACAAGCTCGGATGCAAGCAAGCTTTTTGCTTCGTTGCAGGTTGAGCTGAAGAATCTTGAAACCCTAATCTTAAGAGGGTTTCGTTTCAGAAAAATGCCTTGTTTGGAAAACCTTGGTATTTTACGAAGTATTCGTACACTCAAACTAGAAGGGCTCCTTCCTAGGTTACCAATGGCCTGTAATTTCCCTCGATATCTTGAATCATTGACGTTGGTTAATAGCTGTCTTGATAAAGACCCCATGCCACTACTAGCCGCGAGGTCACCCATCCTTAGGCACCTTAAATTGCGGAATGCATACACTGGTCAAGAAATGGTGATCTCGAAACACATGAATCACCTTGAGGTCTTGTGCATGGAAGAGCTGTGGAATGTGAGAGATTTACAAGTTGGAAAAGGTAGACTGTCAAATCTCAAGAATTTAGAGATCAAGAATTGTCCATACCTGGAGATCTTCCGGAAGAGATTGGGGAGATGA
- the LOC131017163 gene encoding probable disease resistance protein At1g58602, translating to MAEAMILSAVEKLETLLVKEGASIVGGGEQVRGLIDDLRGMLPLLTDDSSTKELAHEADLAIDTFISSREDKRIRPRRSRIEFLTTIDGIRSSLRDLKNDFSRSSAPAEAAMRSSGLQPPPRRNILESQVVGMKEDVESLLQEAIFFDEAAAARWLAASCIVGMGGVGKTTLAQIVYNHERVASEFELRAWICVSSESLSAEEVLKELILQLGIEYEQPETKMVEADDRRRLRDMVFLHLRSRRYFIVLDHVWRDGDLEFVLTAFPDNEKASRLLLTSRIRNIIAHAHYIHERKILDPNESWRLFLKTVFGEYTKCPTHLKEIGRKIVAKCDGLPLAIIEAGDMLSEKEQSESEWEIFLASMDLSSTSAVLELSYHKLQSPTIGSCFLYLGSFMEAKTMRVEKMVQVWTARGEERNETDEEIATKYIDELINQSMLEAKERSDKDNRVKHCYINYNLHRLAVAKAKEEIRFEIRGKINDDRSSVTVKSRHCVMYCSRDEFDYYSNHDKHLVSLIFRGGGSFDATSRYWMSFKLLKILDFEGFGLKSLPDMIGKLISLKYLGLRNNFIKQLPRSLGLLEKLEVLDIALNFMVEVPNIIREMRSLRHLYMSDIICLLPLCVDALKNLQTLTYISVDNWEFLGSAFNLMHSLRKLGIQELDRASSVRKLFATLAHLKNLDCLFLRGSPYRGMLSLNKLCILKRLTRLKLDGLLTELPSAINFPPNIRYLTLVNTCLDEDPMPVLEKLPKLVFLKLGNAFTGEKMTVSRFRFAELEGLCIGELWNLRNLQVGEGALLKLKMLEIKSCPNLETLPEEIKLRANNLKELKMVTTKGIARKILDAGLGSISRRWHVDIKP from the exons ATGGCGGAGGCAATGATATTATCGGCGGTGGAAAAGCTGGAGACTCTGCTGGTCAAGGAGGGCGCTTCCATCGTCGGCGGTGGGGAGCAAGTGAGAGGTCTGATAGATGATCTGAGAGGGATGCTGCCTCTCCTCACAGACGACAGCAGCACCAAGGAGCTGGCTCACGAGGCGGACCTCGCCATTGACACCTTCATCTCCAGCCGCGAGGATAAGAGAATCCGTCCTCGCAGATCTCGGATCGAATTCCTCACGACGATCGACGGCATCCGGAGCAGCCTCCGAGATCTGAAGAATGATTTTTCTAGATCTTCGGCTCCGGCGGAGGCCGCCATGAGATCATCAGGCCTTCAACCACCCCCCCGTCGGAACATTCTAGAATCCCAGGTGGTGGGCATGAAGGAGGATGTGGAGTCGCTGCTTCAAGAAGCGATCTTCTTCGACGAGGCCGCGGCGGCGCGATGGCTTGCCGCCTCGTGCATCGTGGGCATGGGGGGTGTGGGGAAGACGACTCTTGCTCAGATAGTATACAATCATGAACGCGTGGCCTCCGAGTTCGAGCTCCGCGCTTGGATATGTGTGTCGAGTGAATCGTTGAGTGCAGAAGAGGTGCTTAAGGAACTAATTCTACAGCTGGGGATCGAATACGAGCAGCCGGAGACGAAGATGGTGGAAGCGGACGACCGTAGACGCCTCCGTGATATGGTCTTTCTACACCTGCGGAGCAGACGATATTTCATAGTTCTGGACCACGTTTGGAGAGACGGAGACTTGGAGTTTGTGTTGACCGCTTTTCCTGATAACG AGAAAGCAAGTAGATTGCTACTGACCAGTCGCATTCGGAATATAATAGCGCATGCCCACTACATTCATGAGAGGAAAATTCTTGATCCTAATGAGAGTTGGCGATTGTTCTTGAAGACTGTATTCGGAGAGTACACTAAATGCCCGACCCACTTAAAGGAGATTGGGAGAAAGATCGTTGCCAAGTGTGATGGTTTGCCGTTGGCAATAATTGAAGCCGGAGACATGTTGTCGGAAAAGGAACAGTCGGAGAGCGAATGGGAGATTTTTCTGGCATCGATGGATTTAAGTTCAACATCAGCAGTGTTGGAGTTGAGCTACCACAAATTGCAGTCTCCAACAATAGGGTCGTGTTTCTTGTATCTGGGCTCTTTCATGGAAGCTAAAACTATGAGGGTCGAAAAAATGGTACAAGTTTGGACTGCGCGAGGAGAAGAGAGAAACGAAACCGATGAGGAGATTGCAACGAAATATATAGACGAATTGATTAATCAGTCCATGTTGGAAGCAAAAGAGAGGAGTGACAAAGACAACCGAGTGAAACACTGCTACATCAATTACAATCTTCACCGGTTAGCCGTCGCAAAAGCAAAGGAGGAGATACGGTTTGAGATCCGAGGGAAGATTAATGACGATCGAAGCTCTGTCACTGTCAAAAGTCGTCATTGCGTTATGTATTGTAGCAGAGACGAGTTCGATTACTACAGCAATCATGATAAACATCTTGTTTCTCTCATCTTTCGTGGAGGGGGCAGCTTCGACGCTACGTCACGTTATTGGATGAGTTTCAAACTGCTTAAGATACTTGACTTCGAAGGTTTTGGTTTGAAATCCTTACCCGACATGATTGGAAAGCTGATTAGCTTAAAATATTTGGGATTGAGAAACAATTTCATAAAACAGCTTCCACGCTCGTTGGGCCTGTTGGAGAAGCTTGAGGTTCTTGATATAGCACTAAACTTCATGGTGGAGGTCCCAAACATTATACGTGAAATGAGAAGCCTTCGTCACCTCTACATGTCTGATATAATCTGTCTGCTGCCTTTGTGTGTCGATGCACTGAAGAATCTGCAGACCTTGACCTACATATCTGTTGATAATTGGGAATTTCTGGGCTCAGCCTTCAATTTGATGCATAGTCTCCGCAAATTGGGCATACAAGAACTGGATAGAGCGTCGTCAGTGAGAAAGCTATTCGCTACATTGGCTCATCTGAAGAATCTTGATTGCCTCTTCTTAAGAGGGTCTCCTTACAGAGGCATGCTTTCACTGAACAAGCTCTGTATTCTAAAGCGTCTCACTCGACTCAAACTGGATGGTCTCCTCACCGAGTTACCAAGTGCCATTAATTTCCCTCCAAATATTCGTTACTTGACCTTGGTTAATACCTGTCTTGACGAAGACCCCATGCCAGTGCTCGAGAAGCTACCAAAGCTCGTCTTCCTCAAGCTGGGGAATGCCTTCACCGGTGAGAAGATGACGGTGTCACGTTTCAGGTTTGCAGAGCTCGAAGGCTTGTGCATTGGGGAGTTGTGGAATTTGAGGAATTTACAAGTTGGAGAAGGTGCATTGCTGAAGCTGAAGATGTTAGAAATCAAGAGCTGCCCGAATCTGGAGACTCTCCCAGAGGAGATCAAGTTGAGGGCTAATAATCTGAAGGAGTTGAAGATGGTGACGACCAAAGGCATTGCAAGAAAGATACTGGACGCCGGCTTGGGCTCAATATCTAGGAGATGGCATGTGGATATCAAGCCTTGA